In Candidatus Contubernalis alkalaceticus, the genomic window TGTAGGAAAAGTCCTGGTGGACGGCCTTGGGGTAGGAGATGTAGGTAATATCGTTTTAAGGGACCGGAAAATCCTTTCGGAGGACGGTATACTCATCGTGGTAATTGCTATTGACAAGGACAGCAACAGGGTTTTGGCTGGGCCAGATATATTATCCAGGGGCTTCGTTTATGTGAGGGAGTCTGAAAAGCTGATTGAAGAAGCCAGGAACCAGGTAGCCCGTGCCCTGGAATCTACTAGTCTAGATAAGATGTCTGAATGGTCCACCGTAAAAAATATTGTAAGGGATGTTCTAAACAGATATTTCTGGGATAAGACCAGAAGAAAGCCGATGATACTACCAATTATCACGGAAATATAGACAATATATGATGAATAAAAAAAATGCTATCAATAATTAATTATTGATAGCATTTTTTAAAATTGGTATATTAGTTGTATGTGGGAGAAGATAAATTATAGCCCATGTCTAAAGGAGTTGTCAAGCTTAGGGGAAGATATAAACAGTATTAATGAATTTAAATAAATTAAGAGCCAGGCTTAAAAGAATACTAAATGAAAATATAAAGCAGGAGATATTAATTTTCATGTAGAATATTTTTTTTAAAAGATTATCTATAGGGGGTTATATTTTGCTGAAGTTAAAGGGAATAACCTATAAAATTCCGGGGGAAGAAAAGGAAATCATCAAAGGAGTAGATCTTGAGTTTGAGCAGGGCAAACTATATGCCATCACTGGGCCCAACGGAAGCGGTAAAACATCCCTGGCAAAAATAATTATGGGAATTTACAAGGCTTCCAGCGGCAGCATATCATTCAAGGGAGAGGATATAACTTCTCTGGATATAAATGAACGCTCTCAAAAGGGAATCGGATATGCTTTTCAGTATCCTCCCCGTTTTAAAGGTTTGAGGGTTTTAGATTTACTGCAGCTGGCGTCGGGGATTGAAGAGAGGAATGTAGTCCGTGGATACTTGAGGCAGGTTGGACTTTGTCCCGAGGATTACCTGGAAAGAGATGCTGATGCCAGCCTGTCGGGGGGCGAAATGAAGAGAATTGAGATAGCTACCCTTTTTGCCAAAAATCCTGAGTTTACCATTTATGACGAACCGGATGCCGGAGTAGATCTTTGGAGCTTTGACCTTCTGTTGGAGGTTATTCGAAAAAAACATGAGAAAGAAGGCTTAACCACAGTTTTGATTAGTCATCAGGAAAGAATTTTATCCCTGGTGGATGAGATTATTTTAGTGGTAAATGGAAAGATTCAGGATGTTGGTACTAAGGATAGAATCTGGCCCATTATTAAGGATGTAGTAGGCTGTCAGTGGTATAAAGTATGCAGGGGGGATGAAGAAGATGAAACTGAGTGCCGTAGATAAAAAGATTCTAGAGGAGGTTGCCTCGCTGCATGATGTACCGCAGGGGGCTTACAACATTCGCAGGGATGGGGAAGGGATTTCCCGACAGTCCACGGAAAACATTGATATTAGAGTAAAAGAAGATAAGCCCGGTATTGATATTATTGTTAAACCCGGCACAAAAAATGAATCTGTCCATATACCTGTTCTGGTAACAAAGAGTGGGGTAAATGACCTGGTCTATAACACTTTTGAAATAGGAGAAGGGGCAGATGTAATGGTAGTCGCCGGCTGCGGCATACACAATTCCGGCTCAGAGGAAACCAGGCATGATGGAATACACACTGTATATGTAAGAAAAGGGGCTCGACTTCACTATGTAGAGAAACATTACGGTGAAGGAGAT contains:
- a CDS encoding ABC transporter ATP-binding protein, producing MLKLKGITYKIPGEEKEIIKGVDLEFEQGKLYAITGPNGSGKTSLAKIIMGIYKASSGSISFKGEDITSLDINERSQKGIGYAFQYPPRFKGLRVLDLLQLASGIEERNVVRGYLRQVGLCPEDYLERDADASLSGGEMKRIEIATLFAKNPEFTIYDEPDAGVDLWSFDLLLEVIRKKHEKEGLTTVLISHQERILSLVDEIILVVNGKIQDVGTKDRIWPIIKDVVGCQWYKVCRGDEEDETECRR